In the genome of Quercus robur chromosome 3, dhQueRobu3.1, whole genome shotgun sequence, one region contains:
- the LOC126717113 gene encoding uncharacterized protein LOC126717113 isoform X2 — translation MKFNKRYQQMIIYGIITSVSNGHCSHLLQGRNFEDDIIQIKAVSFTYPVAEEKEGCTSSDSECRRTNWTSTMDRYLIELLQDQVLRGNKIGHGFVAEAWIEMVRLFNAKFGSHHDKDGLRNRYKHLRGQYNDIRVLLDQSGFSWDETGEMVTAEDYVWDSYTKVHPDAQLYRNKSVPSYHKLCVIYGEEVCNGRYSISTCNADLDIEEPDLRIGEDIQCYANSGCSTTDWTPSMDRYLIDVMLEEVHKGKKIDYTFNNQAWIDMFMLFKERFSPQHDKDFLKSHYRSLEKLYFDMKNLLEQRRFSWDETQQMVTAFDDVWDAYVKEHPDAKPYRIVPMPNYNDLCLIYGNPASDEQCNQACQDLGCNGFGARLNNSYHQRTDWTPSMDRYFIDLMLEQVRNGSMVDQKFNKLAWSDMIAKFSAQFGSQHDKDVLKSRFMNLRKRFNDMKTLLDQSGFSWNEMQEMIRAEDDVWEAYVKVHPDARTYRNRALPNVNDLFLIYGNDNTEQRQNYSGHSMDAEDYELGVNIVIFKVVGEEDYQSPANNDPLRINWTREMDRYFIVLLLEQLHRGNKIGCKYNAQAWTWMNASFSKKFGFLCDKDVLEDRYWSLRKEYMDITDILNHNGFAWDGIRQTMIADDDVWEAYIKDHPDAVTYRDKILGDYCNLCLIYGNESQHSRSSYFDVKMEINTNTNTLGMGIDDIIGEMLSPATEFEISHQKRKRKSAPLSTSACIQKVRRIIKKETQEAVEGKPCVVKTYLGTEEDKDYSSIECIVAALQTVPDMDDEIFLEACELLEDERKAKMFVAMDVTARRKWLLKKLRR, via the exons atgaaattcaacaaaagatATCAGCAGATGATTATCTATGGGATAATTACATCAG TAAGCAATGGACATTGCAGTCATTTATTGCAAGGGAGAAACTTTGAAGATGATATCATACAGATCAAGGCAG TCAGTTTTACCTATCCTGTAGCTGAAGAAAAGGAGGGCTGTACCTCTTCTGATAGTGAATGTCGGAGAACAAATTGGACATCAACAATGGATCGTTACCTTATTGAATTGTTACAAGACCAGGTGCTTAGAGGGAATAAAATTGGTCATGGATTTGTGGCCGAGGCATGGATTGAAATGGTTAGACTGTTCAATGCAAAATTTGGATCTCACCATGACAAAGATGGTCTGAGGAATAGATACAAACATTTAAGGGGACAATATAATGATATCAGGGTTCTTCTTGATCAGAGTGGGTTTTCTTGGGATGAAACAGGAGAAATGGTAACTGCTGAGGACTATGTCTGGGATTCTTATACCAAG GTGCATCCTGATGCTCAGTTGTATAGAAATAAATCTGTTCCCAGCTATCACAAATTATGTGTTATATATGGTGAAGAAGTTTGTAATGGAAGATATAGCATTTCAACGTGCAATGCAGATCTAGACATTGAAGAACCAGATTTGAGAATTG GGGAGGATATCCAATGCTATGCAAACAGTGGTTGTTCGACAACAGATTGGACACCTTCAATGGACCGTTATCTCATAGATGTAATGCTAGAGGAAGTGCATAAGGGGAAGAAGATTGATTACACTTTCAACAATCAAGCATGGATAGATATGTTTATGTTGTTCAAGGAACGATTCTCACCACAACATGACAAAGATTTTCTGAAAAGTCATTATAGAAGTTTGGAAAAGCTGTACTTTGATATGAAAAATCTTCTTGAACAGAGACGATTTTCATGGGATGAAACACAGCAAATGGTCACAGCTTTTGATGATGTTTGGGATGCATATGTGAAG GAACACCCAGATGCAAAACCATACCGAATCGTGCCGATGCCAAATTATAATGATTTGTGCTTGATTTATGGAAATCCAGCTTCTGATGAACAGTGTAATCAAGCGTGTCAAGATCTAGGATGTAACGGTTTTG GTGCCAGACTTAACAATAGCTATCACCAAAGAACTGATTGGACACCATCGATGGACCGATATTTTATTGATCTAATGTTAGAGCAAGTTCGCAATGGAAGTATGGTTGATCAAAAATTCAACAAGCTAGCCTGGAGTGATATGATCGCAAAGTTTAGTGCACAATTTGGGTCTCAGCATGACAAAGATGTCCTAAAAAGTCGTTTTATGAATTTGAGGAAGCGGTTCAATGATATGAAAACTCTACTTGACCAGAGTGGTTTTTCTTGGAATGAAATGCAAGAGATGATACGTGCTGAAGATGATGTCTGGGAAGCTTATGTTAAG GTACATCCTGATGCAAGAACATACCgcaatagagctctcccaaatgtcaatgatttgtttttgatatatggAAATGACAACACTGAGCAAAGGCAAAATTACTCTGGTCACTCTATGGATGCTGAGGACTATGAGCTGGGAGTAAAtattg TTATTTTTAAAGTTGTAGGTGAAGAGGATTACCAGTCCCCTGCTAATAATGATCCTCTGAGGATAAATTGGACAAGGGAAATGGACCGTTATTTTATTGTCCTTCTGTTAGAACAGTTGCACAGAGGGAATAAGATTGGTTGTAAATACAATGCTCAAGCTTGGACCTGGATGAATGCAtcatttagtaaaaaatttggaTTCCTTTGTGACAAAGATGTACTAGAAGATCGGTATTGGAGCTTGAGGAAAGAGTATATGGACATAACAGATATCCTCAATCATAATGGCTTTGCTTGGGATGGAATTCGCCAAACAATGATAGCTGATGATGATGTTTGGGAAGCTTATATCAAG GATCATCCAGATGCAGTTACATACAGAGATAAGATCTTGGGTGATTATTGTAATTTGTGCTTGATTTATGGTAATGAAAGTCAGCATAGTAGATCAAGTTATTTCGACGTAAAAATGGAgatcaacaccaacaccaacaccctGGGGATGGGGATTGACGATATAATTGGAGAGATGCTATCTCCAGCTACTGAGTTTGAAATATCTCATCAGAAAAGAAAGCGAAAATCTGCTCCTTTGTCAACCTCAGCATGTATCCAAAAGGTTAGGAGAATCATCAAGAAAGAGACACAAGAGGCAGTTGAGGGGAAGCCATGTGTAGTAAAAACATATTTGGGTACTGAGGAAGACAAAGACTACAGCTCAATAGAATGTATAGTTGCAGCACTTCAAACCGTTCCTGACATGGATGATGAGATCTTCTTGGAGGCTTGTGAACTTTTAGAAGATGAGAGAAAGGCCAAGATGTTCGTGGCCATGGATGTCACAGCACGGAGGAAGTGGTTATTGAAAAAGCTTCGACGGTAG
- the LOC126717113 gene encoding uncharacterized protein LOC126717113 isoform X7, with protein sequence MDRYLIELLQDQVLRGNKIGHGFVAEAWIEMVRLFNAKFGSHHDKDGLRNRYKHLRGQYNDIRVLLDQSGFSWDETGEMVTAEDYVWDSYTKVHPDAQLYRNKSVPSYHKLCVIYGEEVCNGRYSISTCNADLDIEEPDLRIGEDIQCYANSGCSTTDWTPSMDRYLIDVMLEEVHKGKKIDYTFNNQAWIDMFMLFKERFSPQHDKDFLKSHYRSLEKLYFDMKNLLEQRRFSWDETQQMVTAFDDVWDAYVKEHPDAKPYRIVPMPNYNDLCLIYGNPASDEQCNQACQDLGCNGFEFSEGARLNNSYHQRTDWTPSMDRYFIDLMLEQVRNGSMVDQKFNKLAWSDMIAKFSAQFGSQHDKDVLKSRFMNLRKRFNDMKTLLDQSGFSWNEMQEMIRAEDDVWEAYVKVHPDARTYRNRALPNVNDLFLIYGNDNTEQRQNYSGHSMDAEDYELGVNIVIFKVVGEEDYQSPANNDPLRINWTREMDRYFIVLLLEQLHRGNKIGCKYNAQAWTWMNASFSKKFGFLCDKDVLEDRYWSLRKEYMDITDILNHNGFAWDGIRQTMIADDDVWEAYIKDHPDAVTYRDKILGDYCNLCLIYGNESQHSRSSYFDVKMEINTNTNTLGMGIDDIIGEMLSPATEFEISHQKRKRKSAPLSTSACIQKVRRIIKKETQEAVEGKPCVVKTYLGTEEDKDYSSIECIVAALQTVPDMDDEIFLEACELLEDERKAKMFVAMDVTARRKWLLKKLRR encoded by the exons ATGGATCGTTACCTTATTGAATTGTTACAAGACCAGGTGCTTAGAGGGAATAAAATTGGTCATGGATTTGTGGCCGAGGCATGGATTGAAATGGTTAGACTGTTCAATGCAAAATTTGGATCTCACCATGACAAAGATGGTCTGAGGAATAGATACAAACATTTAAGGGGACAATATAATGATATCAGGGTTCTTCTTGATCAGAGTGGGTTTTCTTGGGATGAAACAGGAGAAATGGTAACTGCTGAGGACTATGTCTGGGATTCTTATACCAAG GTGCATCCTGATGCTCAGTTGTATAGAAATAAATCTGTTCCCAGCTATCACAAATTATGTGTTATATATGGTGAAGAAGTTTGTAATGGAAGATATAGCATTTCAACGTGCAATGCAGATCTAGACATTGAAGAACCAGATTTGAGAATTG GGGAGGATATCCAATGCTATGCAAACAGTGGTTGTTCGACAACAGATTGGACACCTTCAATGGACCGTTATCTCATAGATGTAATGCTAGAGGAAGTGCATAAGGGGAAGAAGATTGATTACACTTTCAACAATCAAGCATGGATAGATATGTTTATGTTGTTCAAGGAACGATTCTCACCACAACATGACAAAGATTTTCTGAAAAGTCATTATAGAAGTTTGGAAAAGCTGTACTTTGATATGAAAAATCTTCTTGAACAGAGACGATTTTCATGGGATGAAACACAGCAAATGGTCACAGCTTTTGATGATGTTTGGGATGCATATGTGAAG GAACACCCAGATGCAAAACCATACCGAATCGTGCCGATGCCAAATTATAATGATTTGTGCTTGATTTATGGAAATCCAGCTTCTGATGAACAGTGTAATCAAGCGTGTCAAGATCTAGGATGTAACGGTTTTG aattttccgAAGGTGCCAGACTTAACAATAGCTATCACCAAAGAACTGATTGGACACCATCGATGGACCGATATTTTATTGATCTAATGTTAGAGCAAGTTCGCAATGGAAGTATGGTTGATCAAAAATTCAACAAGCTAGCCTGGAGTGATATGATCGCAAAGTTTAGTGCACAATTTGGGTCTCAGCATGACAAAGATGTCCTAAAAAGTCGTTTTATGAATTTGAGGAAGCGGTTCAATGATATGAAAACTCTACTTGACCAGAGTGGTTTTTCTTGGAATGAAATGCAAGAGATGATACGTGCTGAAGATGATGTCTGGGAAGCTTATGTTAAG GTACATCCTGATGCAAGAACATACCgcaatagagctctcccaaatgtcaatgatttgtttttgatatatggAAATGACAACACTGAGCAAAGGCAAAATTACTCTGGTCACTCTATGGATGCTGAGGACTATGAGCTGGGAGTAAAtattg TTATTTTTAAAGTTGTAGGTGAAGAGGATTACCAGTCCCCTGCTAATAATGATCCTCTGAGGATAAATTGGACAAGGGAAATGGACCGTTATTTTATTGTCCTTCTGTTAGAACAGTTGCACAGAGGGAATAAGATTGGTTGTAAATACAATGCTCAAGCTTGGACCTGGATGAATGCAtcatttagtaaaaaatttggaTTCCTTTGTGACAAAGATGTACTAGAAGATCGGTATTGGAGCTTGAGGAAAGAGTATATGGACATAACAGATATCCTCAATCATAATGGCTTTGCTTGGGATGGAATTCGCCAAACAATGATAGCTGATGATGATGTTTGGGAAGCTTATATCAAG GATCATCCAGATGCAGTTACATACAGAGATAAGATCTTGGGTGATTATTGTAATTTGTGCTTGATTTATGGTAATGAAAGTCAGCATAGTAGATCAAGTTATTTCGACGTAAAAATGGAgatcaacaccaacaccaacaccctGGGGATGGGGATTGACGATATAATTGGAGAGATGCTATCTCCAGCTACTGAGTTTGAAATATCTCATCAGAAAAGAAAGCGAAAATCTGCTCCTTTGTCAACCTCAGCATGTATCCAAAAGGTTAGGAGAATCATCAAGAAAGAGACACAAGAGGCAGTTGAGGGGAAGCCATGTGTAGTAAAAACATATTTGGGTACTGAGGAAGACAAAGACTACAGCTCAATAGAATGTATAGTTGCAGCACTTCAAACCGTTCCTGACATGGATGATGAGATCTTCTTGGAGGCTTGTGAACTTTTAGAAGATGAGAGAAAGGCCAAGATGTTCGTGGCCATGGATGTCACAGCACGGAGGAAGTGGTTATTGAAAAAGCTTCGACGGTAG
- the LOC126717113 gene encoding uncharacterized protein LOC126717113 isoform X5, which produces MKFNKRYQQMIIYGIITSVSNGHCSHLLQGRNFEDDIIQIKAVSFTYPVAEEKEGCTSSDSECRRTNWTSTMDRYLIELLQDQVLRGNKIGHGFVAEAWIEMVRLFNAKFGSHHDKDGLRNRYKHLRGQYNDIRVLLDQSGFSWDETGEMVTAEDYVWDSYTKLYRNKSVPSYHKLCVIYGEEVCNGRYSISTCNADLDIEEPDLRIGEDIQCYANSGCSTTDWTPSMDRYLIDVMLEEVHKGKKIDYTFNNQAWIDMFMLFKERFSPQHDKDFLKSHYRSLEKLYFDMKNLLEQRRFSWDETQQMVTAFDDVWDAYVKEHPDAKPYRIVPMPNYNDLCLIYGNPASDEQCNQACQDLGCNGFEFSEGARLNNSYHQRTDWTPSMDRYFIDLMLEQVRNGSMVDQKFNKLAWSDMIAKFSAQFGSQHDKDVLKSRFMNLRKRFNDMKTLLDQSGFSWNEMQEMIRAEDDVWEAYVKVHPDARTYRNRALPNVNDLFLIYGNDNTEQRQNYSGHSMDAEDYELGVNIVIFKVVGEEDYQSPANNDPLRINWTREMDRYFIVLLLEQLHRGNKIGCKYNAQAWTWMNASFSKKFGFLCDKDVLEDRYWSLRKEYMDITDILNHNGFAWDGIRQTMIADDDVWEAYIKDHPDAVTYRDKILGDYCNLCLIYGNESQHSRSSYFDVKMEINTNTNTLGMGIDDIIGEMLSPATEFEISHQKRKRKSAPLSTSACIQKVRRIIKKETQEAVEGKPCVVKTYLGTEEDKDYSSIECIVAALQTVPDMDDEIFLEACELLEDERKAKMFVAMDVTARRKWLLKKLRR; this is translated from the exons atgaaattcaacaaaagatATCAGCAGATGATTATCTATGGGATAATTACATCAG TAAGCAATGGACATTGCAGTCATTTATTGCAAGGGAGAAACTTTGAAGATGATATCATACAGATCAAGGCAG TCAGTTTTACCTATCCTGTAGCTGAAGAAAAGGAGGGCTGTACCTCTTCTGATAGTGAATGTCGGAGAACAAATTGGACATCAACAATGGATCGTTACCTTATTGAATTGTTACAAGACCAGGTGCTTAGAGGGAATAAAATTGGTCATGGATTTGTGGCCGAGGCATGGATTGAAATGGTTAGACTGTTCAATGCAAAATTTGGATCTCACCATGACAAAGATGGTCTGAGGAATAGATACAAACATTTAAGGGGACAATATAATGATATCAGGGTTCTTCTTGATCAGAGTGGGTTTTCTTGGGATGAAACAGGAGAAATGGTAACTGCTGAGGACTATGTCTGGGATTCTTATACCAAG TTGTATAGAAATAAATCTGTTCCCAGCTATCACAAATTATGTGTTATATATGGTGAAGAAGTTTGTAATGGAAGATATAGCATTTCAACGTGCAATGCAGATCTAGACATTGAAGAACCAGATTTGAGAATTG GGGAGGATATCCAATGCTATGCAAACAGTGGTTGTTCGACAACAGATTGGACACCTTCAATGGACCGTTATCTCATAGATGTAATGCTAGAGGAAGTGCATAAGGGGAAGAAGATTGATTACACTTTCAACAATCAAGCATGGATAGATATGTTTATGTTGTTCAAGGAACGATTCTCACCACAACATGACAAAGATTTTCTGAAAAGTCATTATAGAAGTTTGGAAAAGCTGTACTTTGATATGAAAAATCTTCTTGAACAGAGACGATTTTCATGGGATGAAACACAGCAAATGGTCACAGCTTTTGATGATGTTTGGGATGCATATGTGAAG GAACACCCAGATGCAAAACCATACCGAATCGTGCCGATGCCAAATTATAATGATTTGTGCTTGATTTATGGAAATCCAGCTTCTGATGAACAGTGTAATCAAGCGTGTCAAGATCTAGGATGTAACGGTTTTG aattttccgAAGGTGCCAGACTTAACAATAGCTATCACCAAAGAACTGATTGGACACCATCGATGGACCGATATTTTATTGATCTAATGTTAGAGCAAGTTCGCAATGGAAGTATGGTTGATCAAAAATTCAACAAGCTAGCCTGGAGTGATATGATCGCAAAGTTTAGTGCACAATTTGGGTCTCAGCATGACAAAGATGTCCTAAAAAGTCGTTTTATGAATTTGAGGAAGCGGTTCAATGATATGAAAACTCTACTTGACCAGAGTGGTTTTTCTTGGAATGAAATGCAAGAGATGATACGTGCTGAAGATGATGTCTGGGAAGCTTATGTTAAG GTACATCCTGATGCAAGAACATACCgcaatagagctctcccaaatgtcaatgatttgtttttgatatatggAAATGACAACACTGAGCAAAGGCAAAATTACTCTGGTCACTCTATGGATGCTGAGGACTATGAGCTGGGAGTAAAtattg TTATTTTTAAAGTTGTAGGTGAAGAGGATTACCAGTCCCCTGCTAATAATGATCCTCTGAGGATAAATTGGACAAGGGAAATGGACCGTTATTTTATTGTCCTTCTGTTAGAACAGTTGCACAGAGGGAATAAGATTGGTTGTAAATACAATGCTCAAGCTTGGACCTGGATGAATGCAtcatttagtaaaaaatttggaTTCCTTTGTGACAAAGATGTACTAGAAGATCGGTATTGGAGCTTGAGGAAAGAGTATATGGACATAACAGATATCCTCAATCATAATGGCTTTGCTTGGGATGGAATTCGCCAAACAATGATAGCTGATGATGATGTTTGGGAAGCTTATATCAAG GATCATCCAGATGCAGTTACATACAGAGATAAGATCTTGGGTGATTATTGTAATTTGTGCTTGATTTATGGTAATGAAAGTCAGCATAGTAGATCAAGTTATTTCGACGTAAAAATGGAgatcaacaccaacaccaacaccctGGGGATGGGGATTGACGATATAATTGGAGAGATGCTATCTCCAGCTACTGAGTTTGAAATATCTCATCAGAAAAGAAAGCGAAAATCTGCTCCTTTGTCAACCTCAGCATGTATCCAAAAGGTTAGGAGAATCATCAAGAAAGAGACACAAGAGGCAGTTGAGGGGAAGCCATGTGTAGTAAAAACATATTTGGGTACTGAGGAAGACAAAGACTACAGCTCAATAGAATGTATAGTTGCAGCACTTCAAACCGTTCCTGACATGGATGATGAGATCTTCTTGGAGGCTTGTGAACTTTTAGAAGATGAGAGAAAGGCCAAGATGTTCGTGGCCATGGATGTCACAGCACGGAGGAAGTGGTTATTGAAAAAGCTTCGACGGTAG
- the LOC126717113 gene encoding uncharacterized protein LOC126717113 isoform X1, whose amino-acid sequence MKFNKRYQQMIIYGIITSVSNGHCSHLLQGRNFEDDIIQIKAVSFTYPVAEEKEGCTSSDSECRRTNWTSTMDRYLIELLQDQVLRGNKIGHGFVAEAWIEMVRLFNAKFGSHHDKDGLRNRYKHLRGQYNDIRVLLDQSGFSWDETGEMVTAEDYVWDSYTKVHPDAQLYRNKSVPSYHKLCVIYGEEVCNGRYSISTCNADLDIEEPDLRIGEDIQCYANSGCSTTDWTPSMDRYLIDVMLEEVHKGKKIDYTFNNQAWIDMFMLFKERFSPQHDKDFLKSHYRSLEKLYFDMKNLLEQRRFSWDETQQMVTAFDDVWDAYVKEHPDAKPYRIVPMPNYNDLCLIYGNPASDEQCNQACQDLGCNGFEFSEGARLNNSYHQRTDWTPSMDRYFIDLMLEQVRNGSMVDQKFNKLAWSDMIAKFSAQFGSQHDKDVLKSRFMNLRKRFNDMKTLLDQSGFSWNEMQEMIRAEDDVWEAYVKVHPDARTYRNRALPNVNDLFLIYGNDNTEQRQNYSGHSMDAEDYELGVNIVIFKVVGEEDYQSPANNDPLRINWTREMDRYFIVLLLEQLHRGNKIGCKYNAQAWTWMNASFSKKFGFLCDKDVLEDRYWSLRKEYMDITDILNHNGFAWDGIRQTMIADDDVWEAYIKDHPDAVTYRDKILGDYCNLCLIYGNESQHSRSSYFDVKMEINTNTNTLGMGIDDIIGEMLSPATEFEISHQKRKRKSAPLSTSACIQKVRRIIKKETQEAVEGKPCVVKTYLGTEEDKDYSSIECIVAALQTVPDMDDEIFLEACELLEDERKAKMFVAMDVTARRKWLLKKLRR is encoded by the exons atgaaattcaacaaaagatATCAGCAGATGATTATCTATGGGATAATTACATCAG TAAGCAATGGACATTGCAGTCATTTATTGCAAGGGAGAAACTTTGAAGATGATATCATACAGATCAAGGCAG TCAGTTTTACCTATCCTGTAGCTGAAGAAAAGGAGGGCTGTACCTCTTCTGATAGTGAATGTCGGAGAACAAATTGGACATCAACAATGGATCGTTACCTTATTGAATTGTTACAAGACCAGGTGCTTAGAGGGAATAAAATTGGTCATGGATTTGTGGCCGAGGCATGGATTGAAATGGTTAGACTGTTCAATGCAAAATTTGGATCTCACCATGACAAAGATGGTCTGAGGAATAGATACAAACATTTAAGGGGACAATATAATGATATCAGGGTTCTTCTTGATCAGAGTGGGTTTTCTTGGGATGAAACAGGAGAAATGGTAACTGCTGAGGACTATGTCTGGGATTCTTATACCAAG GTGCATCCTGATGCTCAGTTGTATAGAAATAAATCTGTTCCCAGCTATCACAAATTATGTGTTATATATGGTGAAGAAGTTTGTAATGGAAGATATAGCATTTCAACGTGCAATGCAGATCTAGACATTGAAGAACCAGATTTGAGAATTG GGGAGGATATCCAATGCTATGCAAACAGTGGTTGTTCGACAACAGATTGGACACCTTCAATGGACCGTTATCTCATAGATGTAATGCTAGAGGAAGTGCATAAGGGGAAGAAGATTGATTACACTTTCAACAATCAAGCATGGATAGATATGTTTATGTTGTTCAAGGAACGATTCTCACCACAACATGACAAAGATTTTCTGAAAAGTCATTATAGAAGTTTGGAAAAGCTGTACTTTGATATGAAAAATCTTCTTGAACAGAGACGATTTTCATGGGATGAAACACAGCAAATGGTCACAGCTTTTGATGATGTTTGGGATGCATATGTGAAG GAACACCCAGATGCAAAACCATACCGAATCGTGCCGATGCCAAATTATAATGATTTGTGCTTGATTTATGGAAATCCAGCTTCTGATGAACAGTGTAATCAAGCGTGTCAAGATCTAGGATGTAACGGTTTTG aattttccgAAGGTGCCAGACTTAACAATAGCTATCACCAAAGAACTGATTGGACACCATCGATGGACCGATATTTTATTGATCTAATGTTAGAGCAAGTTCGCAATGGAAGTATGGTTGATCAAAAATTCAACAAGCTAGCCTGGAGTGATATGATCGCAAAGTTTAGTGCACAATTTGGGTCTCAGCATGACAAAGATGTCCTAAAAAGTCGTTTTATGAATTTGAGGAAGCGGTTCAATGATATGAAAACTCTACTTGACCAGAGTGGTTTTTCTTGGAATGAAATGCAAGAGATGATACGTGCTGAAGATGATGTCTGGGAAGCTTATGTTAAG GTACATCCTGATGCAAGAACATACCgcaatagagctctcccaaatgtcaatgatttgtttttgatatatggAAATGACAACACTGAGCAAAGGCAAAATTACTCTGGTCACTCTATGGATGCTGAGGACTATGAGCTGGGAGTAAAtattg TTATTTTTAAAGTTGTAGGTGAAGAGGATTACCAGTCCCCTGCTAATAATGATCCTCTGAGGATAAATTGGACAAGGGAAATGGACCGTTATTTTATTGTCCTTCTGTTAGAACAGTTGCACAGAGGGAATAAGATTGGTTGTAAATACAATGCTCAAGCTTGGACCTGGATGAATGCAtcatttagtaaaaaatttggaTTCCTTTGTGACAAAGATGTACTAGAAGATCGGTATTGGAGCTTGAGGAAAGAGTATATGGACATAACAGATATCCTCAATCATAATGGCTTTGCTTGGGATGGAATTCGCCAAACAATGATAGCTGATGATGATGTTTGGGAAGCTTATATCAAG GATCATCCAGATGCAGTTACATACAGAGATAAGATCTTGGGTGATTATTGTAATTTGTGCTTGATTTATGGTAATGAAAGTCAGCATAGTAGATCAAGTTATTTCGACGTAAAAATGGAgatcaacaccaacaccaacaccctGGGGATGGGGATTGACGATATAATTGGAGAGATGCTATCTCCAGCTACTGAGTTTGAAATATCTCATCAGAAAAGAAAGCGAAAATCTGCTCCTTTGTCAACCTCAGCATGTATCCAAAAGGTTAGGAGAATCATCAAGAAAGAGACACAAGAGGCAGTTGAGGGGAAGCCATGTGTAGTAAAAACATATTTGGGTACTGAGGAAGACAAAGACTACAGCTCAATAGAATGTATAGTTGCAGCACTTCAAACCGTTCCTGACATGGATGATGAGATCTTCTTGGAGGCTTGTGAACTTTTAGAAGATGAGAGAAAGGCCAAGATGTTCGTGGCCATGGATGTCACAGCACGGAGGAAGTGGTTATTGAAAAAGCTTCGACGGTAG